Proteins from one Corallococcus exiguus genomic window:
- a CDS encoding ABC transporter ATP-binding protein: protein MRRPGSIEAMAELEMGRAKHRGKVLRRLLGELRPHASTLTVAMVFILVGAACQALGPYLMSRAIDHDIGSGDGWGLLRTMGVLFVVYVVGLLTQQAQTRRVGHTGQHVLSDLRLRLFSRLQQLPLSWFDRRPLGDLMSRMLSDVDTLNQLFAQGLTQLLGSLLGLVGVLVAMFALNWRLALACFSLIPAIVFTTWFFASRARNAYRKTRQTVGDVTANLQEEIGGVRQAQAFNRTEKNIERFRDRNAANRDANVAAVGITSAFSPAIDLLSTLSTALVIGYGGALALSGQLTVGGVAAFLIYVQQFFRPVQLAASVAALMQSALAGAERIFSILDETTEPPDVAGAMELGPLQGQVVFEGVSFGYDAARPVLRDVSFHLEPGQTLALVGRTGAGKTTVASLVPRFYDVTGGTVRVDGHDVRQVTRASLRQQMAMVLQEPFLFSGKVADNIAYGKADATREDVEAAAKAVHAHDFITQLPQGYDTVLGEGGATLSQGQRQLLAFARAVIANPRVLILDEATANIDTRTEALIQLALGQLLSGRTSIVIAHRLNTIRHADLILVLEHGTVVERGNHEELLAKGGHYAELYHQQFRDTPEPTVKALG from the coding sequence ATGAGGCGGCCTGGAAGCATCGAGGCGATGGCGGAGCTGGAGATGGGCCGCGCGAAGCACCGCGGGAAGGTGCTGCGCCGGCTGCTGGGCGAGCTGCGTCCGCACGCGAGCACGCTCACCGTGGCGATGGTCTTCATCCTGGTGGGCGCGGCGTGCCAGGCGCTGGGGCCGTACCTGATGAGCCGGGCCATCGACCACGACATCGGCTCGGGGGACGGCTGGGGGTTGTTGCGGACGATGGGGGTGTTGTTCGTCGTCTACGTCGTGGGATTGCTGACGCAGCAGGCGCAGACGCGGCGGGTGGGCCACACGGGGCAGCACGTCCTGTCGGACCTGCGCCTGCGCCTCTTCTCGCGGCTCCAGCAGCTGCCGCTGTCGTGGTTCGACCGGCGGCCGCTGGGCGACCTGATGAGCCGGATGCTCAGCGACGTGGACACGCTCAACCAGCTCTTCGCGCAGGGGCTGACGCAGCTGTTGGGGTCGCTGCTGGGGCTGGTGGGCGTGCTCGTCGCGATGTTCGCGCTCAACTGGCGCCTGGCGCTGGCGTGCTTCTCCCTCATCCCCGCCATCGTGTTCACCACGTGGTTCTTCGCGTCGCGGGCGCGCAATGCCTACCGCAAGACGCGGCAGACGGTGGGCGACGTGACGGCGAACCTCCAGGAGGAGATTGGAGGCGTGCGGCAGGCGCAGGCCTTCAACCGCACGGAGAAGAACATCGAGCGCTTCCGTGACAGGAACGCGGCAAACCGCGACGCGAACGTGGCGGCGGTGGGCATCACGTCCGCGTTCTCGCCGGCCATCGACCTGCTCTCCACGCTGTCCACGGCGCTGGTGATTGGCTACGGCGGCGCGCTGGCGCTGAGCGGGCAGCTCACGGTGGGCGGCGTGGCGGCGTTCCTCATCTACGTGCAGCAGTTCTTCCGGCCGGTGCAGCTGGCCGCGTCCGTGGCCGCGCTGATGCAGTCCGCGCTGGCGGGGGCGGAGCGCATCTTCTCCATCCTCGACGAGACCACGGAGCCGCCAGACGTGGCGGGCGCGATGGAGCTGGGGCCGCTCCAGGGCCAGGTGGTGTTCGAGGGCGTGTCCTTCGGCTACGACGCCGCGCGGCCGGTGCTGCGCGACGTGTCCTTCCACCTGGAGCCCGGCCAGACGCTGGCGTTGGTGGGGCGCACGGGCGCGGGCAAGACGACGGTGGCCAGCCTGGTGCCGCGCTTCTACGACGTGACCGGGGGCACGGTGCGCGTGGACGGGCACGACGTGCGCCAGGTGACGCGCGCGAGTCTGCGCCAGCAGATGGCCATGGTGCTCCAGGAGCCGTTCCTCTTCAGCGGCAAGGTGGCGGACAACATCGCCTATGGGAAGGCGGACGCCACCCGCGAGGACGTAGAGGCGGCGGCGAAGGCGGTGCACGCGCACGACTTCATCACCCAACTGCCGCAGGGCTACGACACCGTGCTGGGCGAGGGCGGCGCGACGCTCAGTCAGGGGCAGCGGCAGTTGCTCGCGTTCGCTCGCGCGGTCATCGCCAATCCGCGAGTGCTCATCCTGGACGAGGCGACGGCGAACATCGACACGCGCACGGAGGCGCTCATCCAGCTGGCGTTGGGGCAGCTGTTGTCCGGCCGCACGAGCATCGTCATCGCGCACCGGCTCAACACCATCCGCCACGCGGACCTCATCCTGGTGCTGGAGCACGGCACCGTGGTGGAGCGCGGCAACCACGAAGAGCTGCTCGCGAAGGGCGGGCACTACGCGGAGCTGTACCACCAGCAGTTCCGCGACACGCCGGAGCCGACGGTCAAGGCGCTGGGCTGA